The segment CAGCGCCGGGCCAGGACCGCCGCGAATGCCTCGGCCACGGCGCGGTGGCCGGCGGTGCTCGGGTGGAACCCGTCGCTGCCCACGAGCTGGCGCGTGCGGCCCTCGGCATGGGCGGCGACGCCCGCGGCGTGCAGGTCGACCACCTCGGCACCGGCGGCCGCCGCCACGCGGGCGATGGCGGCGTTGTAGGCGGCCACCGCGAACTGCACGAGCGACGGCTCGGGGAGGTCTCCCCCGAGGCACCCCGGCCGGGCGCGGCAGTCCACGTAGGCGGGCAGCAGGTCCACCGGAGGCGTGTTGGCGATCAGCACCCGGGGGCCGCCGCCGGCGCGCAGCGCCTGCACCAGCTCGCCGAGCCGACGCTCGTAGACCGCCGGCGGGACCCCGGCCAGGAGATCGTTGACGTTCAGCCACACGGTGACCAGGTCGGCGTCGCGGCGCAGCGCCTCGGGCACCTGGCGGTCGAGTGCCTCGGCCACGGTGGCACCGGAGATGCCGAGGTTGACCACCTGGGCGTCGGGCGGGAGGCCGAGGCGGGCGAAGACGCGGGGCCACGCCTGGC is part of the Acidimicrobiales bacterium genome and harbors:
- a CDS encoding SGNH/GDSL hydrolase family protein; the encoded protein is MRRRHWPQLLAAVLTAACSGAPPSTSAPTETTAPHDDPPPPPAVTTSPVEVYVAIGGSDTVGVGAGDPASQAWPRVFARLGLPPDAQVVNLGISGATVAEALDRQVPEALRRDADLVTVWLNVNDLLAGVPPAVYERRLGELVQALRAGGGPRVLIANTPPVDLLPAYVDCRARPGCLGGDLPEPSLVQFAVAAYNAAIARVAAAAGAEVVDLHAAGVAAHAEGRTRQLVGSDGFHPSTAGHRAVAEAFAAVLARR